DNA from Polaribacter sp. NJDZ03:
AAAAAGCTTCTGCAATTGCCGGATAATAATTTAACAAAGCAGAACCAGAGGTACAAATAATGGCAACTGGTTTTTGAGTTTGCTGTGCAATACCTAATGCAAAAAAAGCAGCACAACGCTCATCTACCACACTTAATGCTACTATTTCTGGATGATTAGAAAAACCAACCGTTAAAGGCGCATTTCTAGATCCTGGAGAAATAACAACCGTATCAATATTAAATTGACAACAAGCTGAAATTACAATTTGTGCGAGTTCTTTTTTAGGGTACATTTAAATAAGTTACAAAGAGGCAAAGTTACAAAGTCCAAAAGTTATTAAAGACAAAAAAGTCAGAAAGTAAAATATTTTTCTACTTTCTGACCTTATTATATAAAAACCAACTGTGTTGGTTAGTTTCCTTTTTGGTAATCTGCTAAAAACTGAGCCAAACCACTATCTGTTAAAGGATGTTTTAACAAACCTTCAATAGCACTTAAAGGCCCTGTCATAACATCAGATCCTAATTTTGCACAATTAACAATATGCATTGTATTTCTTACAGAAGCTGCTAAAATTTGAGTTTCAAATTTATAGTTATCAAAAACAAGTCTCATTTCAGAAATTAAGTTCATTCCGTCTGTAGAAATATCGTCTAAACGACCTAAAAATGGCGAAACATACGTTGCTCCTGCTTTAGCAGCCAATAAAGCCTGACCAACAGAAAACACCAATGTTACGTTTGTTTTAATTCCTTTAGAAGAAAAATATTTACACGCTTTTACACCGTCTTTTATCATTGGTAATTTTACCACAATTTGAGGGTTTAAAGCAGCCAAAGCCTCACCTTCTTTTACCATTCCGTCAAAATCTGTAGCAATTACTTCTGCAGAAACATCACCATCTACCAACTCACAAATTGCTTTATAATGGTTAATAATGTTTACTTCTCCTGTAATACCTTCTTTAGCCATTAATGATGGGTTTGTAGTAACTCCGTCTAAAATACCTAAAGCTTGCGCTTCTTTAATTTGCTCTAAATTTGCAGTGTCAATAAAAAATTTCATTTGTATATATTTAGTATATTAATAATTAATATCTCGAGTGCAGTCGAAAGGTTTGGGCGTTCCCTAAAAAGGTCGGGCTTTACACTATATCTTTTTTATAAAAATAAAAAAGGATGCCGTTTTAATCCCTAACGCAAAGATAGTTAGTTCATAACAATTCATAGAAGTTAAATAAAGATATTTTCAGACCTCACAGGTTTAAAAAACCTGTGAGGTCTTGATCAAAAACTACAATTTATAATGGTTCATCAAAATTTTCTCATACATTCTATCTGGTAAAATACGTTTTAAAACAATTGAGAATTTCTCCATAAACCCACCTACTTTATAGTGAATTCTCGGATTTTCTGTCTCTATAATCTTATGTACAGCCTTTGCCATTTCTATTGGATCCATACCACCACTTACGTGTGCATCCATCAAATTTAAATTCATCTGATAATTCTCTTTATAAGCAGAATTATCAAAAACTGGGGTATGATATCTTCCTGCAGCAATATTGGTTGCAAAATCTCCAGGTGCAACACACGTTACTTTAATTCCGAAGGGTTTTACTTCCATACTTGTTGCTTCCGTTATGGTTTCTAAAGCTCCTTTTGTAGCAGAATACAAACCTCTAAAAGGCAATCCCATATAACCAGCAATAGAAGTTACATTAATAATAGTACCTAACTTTTGCTTGCGCATTTGCGGTAAAACAGCCTTCATTACATCTACCGCACCAAATAAGTTCGTGTTAAAAACAGCACGCATTTCATCTGTTGGCGTATCTTCTATTGGACCCGTAATTCCCATTCCTGCATTGTTTATCAAAACATCTAACCGGCCTTCTTTTTTAATAATAAAGTCGATTGCAGTAGTAATGGTATCCACCTTTAAAACATCCAAAGCAATTAATTCAAAAGAAAAATCGGCAATATTTTTAGGGTTTCTACTTGTTCCATATACTTTATATCCTTTTTCTGATAAAAAAATAGCAATAGACTTTCCTATTCCAGAAGAAGCTCCGGTAATTAATACAACTTTAGACATTGGTTTTTAAATAATTGAAAGGTTAAAAAAATTGAAACAAGTTATTTTTAAATATCTTACATATTTCAATCTATAAATATGTATTTGGCAAATATCATAAAACTAAATGAAGGAAACTAAAAAGGAAAAATTAATAACGTCTATAAAAAAGAAAAATTCTGAAAAAATTCAGAATTAAATAGAGATAAAAAAAATGGCAAGCTACCTACATCACACCGCTACAACCTAATACCTTTGCTGCGTTCCCGCCCTGGAGGATTCAAAGGGAGCTAGTTGTGTAGGACTTGCCGAGGCAAATTTACAATCTATTTTTATATTGACAAGAAAAAAAGTGTAAATTTTATGTAACATTTTCAACAGTCTGAATACTAATGTATTGTTGTGATAGTAAACAAACTTTTATAAATAATTAAAAACTATCAACAATGAAAACAATATATTTGTATAACTAACTAAATTAAAAAAATGGAAGAACAAGCAAACAGTAAAAGTCTTATTATAAATTATGGTGTTATTTTAGCAGTCGCTGGTATATTACTAAGTGTTATTACCTATGTAATGGGTGCACACCTAAAACCTCATTGGTCTGTTTCTGTTATATCTATAGCATTAACTATTGCTTTTGTAGTATTTGGAATAAAAAAATACAAAGAAATTAATAATGGTTTTATCTCTTGGGGACAAGGTGTTAAAATTGGTGTTGGTATCTGTATTCTTTCTGCATTAATAACTGCAATTTATCAATATATTTTTATGACTGTTATAGAGCCAGACTTTATGCTGCAAGCTATGGAAATTCAAAATCAAGCATATTTAGATGCTGGTATGACAGAAGAACAAATTGAAGGAGCTAATGAAATAGCTCAGAAATTTCAATCTCCTGGTATTATTGCTGCTGTTTCAATTATTGGTGCTGCAATTTTAGGTTTTATTATTTCTGCAATAGCTTCTGCTGTTATGAAAAAAACTGAAGAAGAAACATACTAAATTTTAATATTAAAGGTTTAATATCAATTAAACTTTGAATGATACATATTGAATAGAACAAACATGGATATTTCGGTAGTAATACCACTTCTTAACGAAGATGAATCTTTACAAGAATTATACGATTGGATTGCAAAAGTGATGCAATCCAATCGTTATTTTTATGAAGTTATTTTTATAGATGATGGTAGTACAGACAATTCTTGGAATGTAATTGAAAAACTATCCGCTGCACATACCGAGGTAAAAGGAATACAATTCCAAAAAAATTATGGAAAATCTCAAGCATTAGATGCTGGTTTTGAAATGGCAAAAGGTGACGTGGTTATTACCATGGACGCTGATTTACAAGACAACCCAGATGAAATTCCTGAATTGTATAATTTAATTATTAGGGAAGATTTCGACCTAATTTCTGGTTGGAAAAAGAAACGTTATGACAATGTTATCACCAAAAACATCCCTTCCAAATTATTTAACGCTGCTGCCAGAAAAACATCTGGTTTAAAATTAAACGACTTTAACTGCGGATTAAAAGCCTACAAAAACGAGGTGATAAAAGCTGTAAAAGTAAGTGGCGAAATGCACAGATACATTCCCGTTTTAGCTAAAAACGAAGGATATACCAAAATAGGAGAAAAAGTAGTACAACACCAAGCAAGAAAATACGGAGAAACTAAATTTGGAATGGACCGTTTTGTAAATGGTTTTTTAGATTTAATTACCATTTCTTTTTTATCAAAATTCGGTAAAAGACCTATGCACATTTTTGGTCTTTGGGGTACTTTAATGTTCTTATTTGGAACAACATCTGCTTTTTACATTGGTGCTTATAAACTTTACAACGTTTTTAACGGCATTAAAACAATTTTAATTACAAATAATCCTTGGTTTTATATAGCCCTAACCTCTATGGTATTAGGAACACTATTATTTTTAGCAGGATTTATTGGAGAACTCATTATAAAAACAAAAAGTAACGAAAAACACTATACAATTAAAGAAAAACTCAATTTCTAAATAGTATATTTGTTTTCAACTAAGTAATACAAACTATAAACGATGAATAATATTTTAGACAAAGCAAAGCAATGGTTAACAGCTACTTTTGATGCTGAAACTCAAACTGAAATTCAAGAATTAATTACCAATAACCCGGATGCTTTAGCAGACAGATTCTATAAAGATATGGAGTTTGGTACTGGTGGAATGCGTGGTGTTATGGGAGCTGGAACTAACAGAATTAATAAATATACGTTAGGTAGAGCAACACAAGGTTTGTCTAATTACTTAATAGAAAACGTAAAAAAAGAACAATTAAGCGTAGTAATAGCGTATGATTGTAGACATAACAGTAAAAAGTTTGCTAAAATAGTAGCAGATGTTTTATCTGCAAATAATATAAAAGTATTTCTTTTTGAAGATTTACGTGCAACTCCAGAATTGTCTTTTGCAGTGCGTCATTTAGGTTGCGATGCTGGTATTGTTTTAACTGCTTCTCACAACCCACCAGAATACAACGGTTACAAGGTATATTGGGCAGATGGCGGACAAATTGTTCCTCCGCATGATGGTGGAATTATTGGTAATGTAAATGCCTTAGATTTTTCTGAAATTAAATTTGATGCAAACGAAAGTTTAATTGAAGTAATTGGTAAAGAAGTAGATGCTGCTTTTATTGATGCTTCTGTAAAAAACGGAACTTTATCTGATAAAATTGATCGTAAAAATTTAAAAATTGTTTTTACTTCTTTACACGGAACTTCTATTGTTTCTGTACCAGATGCATTAGCAAAAGCAGGCTACACAGATGTTCACATTGTTGAAGAACAAAGAGAACCAGATGGAGATTTCCCAACTGTAAAATCTCCAAATCCAGAAGAGCCAGAAGCTTTAAAAATGGCTACTGATTTAGCAAACAAAGTTGGTGCTGATATTGTAATTGGTACAGACCCAGATTGCGATAGATTAGGTGTAGCTATTAGAGATCTAGACGGAAACATGAAATTAATGAATGGGAACCAAACCATGGTTGTTATGACTGAATTCTTGTTAAAGAAGTGGAAAGAAGAAGGAAAAATAAACGGAAAACAATTTGTTGGTTCTACGATTGTTTCTACCGAATTAGTAAATGATGTTGCTGCTAGTTATGGTGTAGAAACCAAAGTTGGTTTAACTGGTTTTAAATGGATAGCCAAAATGGTTAGAGATTTCCCAGAATTAGATTTTATTGGTGGTGGTGAAGAAAGTTTTGGTTATATGGTTGGTGGTTTTGTAAGAGATAAAGATGCGGTTACTGCAACACTATTAGCTTGTGAAGTTGCTGCATACGCAAAACAAAACGGAAGTTCTTTTTATGAAGAATTATTAGCAATCTATGTTAAAAACAACTTTTATAAAGAACATTTAATTTCTATTACTAAAAAAGGAATGGATGGTGCTGCCGAAATTCAGCAAATGTTGAGTGACATGCGTAACAACCCTATTACAGAAATTGACGGAGAGCAAATAGAATCTCTTTGTGATTACGACGCATCAACAAAAAAGAACTTAATTACTGGTGAAGTAACAAATATAGACTTACCAAAATCTAATGTTTTAATTTATCAAACAGAATCTGGTACAAGAATTGCTGCAAGACCAAGTGGTACAGAACCAAAGATTAAGTTTTACTTTAGTGTAAATACATCTATAGATACTAAAGAAAACGCTACTTCTGTAGAAGATGCTTTAGATGCAAAAATTCAAAGAATTATTAAAGAAATGAAATTAAATTAATGGGCTATTTTAAGGACATTTTAAAATATGAGAAAAAGTATCGAAAATTTACTATTCTAAATATTCTATTCAATATACTTTACGCAATTTTTAATGTGCTTTCTGTATTGGCGTTTATTCCTGTTCTAAAAATTTTATTTGGAGAAGAAAGAGTAGCCGTCTCAAAGCCAATTTATAGTGGTATCGGAAATATTGGTAGTTATTTAGAAAATGAATTTAACTACTTTATTTCTCAAAAAATTATTAATGACGGCGAAATAAATGTGCTTTTATTTATTTGTTTATTATCACTGTCGTTATTCTTTTTTAAAAATCTATTTAGATATTTAGCTTCTTATGCAATCGCTTTTTTAAGAACAGGAATTGTAAAAGATTTAAGAGATAATTTATACAATAAAATTGTAGAACTCCCTATTGCCTATTTTTCAGAAAAAAGAAAAGGAGACATTATAGCTCGTATGACGGGAGATGTACAAGAAGTAGAGAACTCAATAATAAGCTCTGTACAAACCATTGTTAGAGAACCGTTAACAGTTGTTATTTCTATAACAATTATGCTGTACATGAGTTTAAAACTAACATTGTTTGTTTTTGTATTATTACCTGTTTCTGGTTTTATAATATCTTCTATTAGTAAAAAATTAAAATCGAAATCGGCAAAAGCACAAAAGGAAACAGGTAACTTTCTATCTTTTATTGAAGAAACATTAACTGGATTAAAAATTATTAAAGGCTTTAATGCAGAACATGTAATCGCAAAAAAATTCAATAACTCAACACTTAATTTTAAGCAATTAATGACGAGTGTTTATCATAGGCAAACATTAGCTTCACCTATGAGTGAGTTTTTAGGATCGGCAACAATTATTGCGATTCTTTGGTACGGTGGTACAGAAGTTTTGTCTAATACCGGTAATTTAAAAGCGAGTCAGTTTTTGGGGTACATTGTACTGTTTTATACTGTTTTAAACCCTATAAAATTAATTACCACTACCTTTTATAACATTCAAAAAGGAGAGGC
Protein-coding regions in this window:
- a CDS encoding glycosyltransferase family 2 protein encodes the protein MDISVVIPLLNEDESLQELYDWIAKVMQSNRYFYEVIFIDDGSTDNSWNVIEKLSAAHTEVKGIQFQKNYGKSQALDAGFEMAKGDVVITMDADLQDNPDEIPELYNLIIREDFDLISGWKKKRYDNVITKNIPSKLFNAAARKTSGLKLNDFNCGLKAYKNEVIKAVKVSGEMHRYIPVLAKNEGYTKIGEKVVQHQARKYGETKFGMDRFVNGFLDLITISFLSKFGKRPMHIFGLWGTLMFLFGTTSAFYIGAYKLYNVFNGIKTILITNNPWFYIALTSMVLGTLLFLAGFIGELIIKTKSNEKHYTIKEKLNF
- a CDS encoding SDR family oxidoreductase yields the protein MSKVVLITGASSGIGKSIAIFLSEKGYKVYGTSRNPKNIADFSFELIALDVLKVDTITTAIDFIIKKEGRLDVLINNAGMGITGPIEDTPTDEMRAVFNTNLFGAVDVMKAVLPQMRKQKLGTIINVTSIAGYMGLPFRGLYSATKGALETITEATSMEVKPFGIKVTCVAPGDFATNIAAGRYHTPVFDNSAYKENYQMNLNLMDAHVSGGMDPIEMAKAVHKIIETENPRIHYKVGGFMEKFSIVLKRILPDRMYEKILMNHYKL
- a CDS encoding phospho-sugar mutase, with the protein product MNNILDKAKQWLTATFDAETQTEIQELITNNPDALADRFYKDMEFGTGGMRGVMGAGTNRINKYTLGRATQGLSNYLIENVKKEQLSVVIAYDCRHNSKKFAKIVADVLSANNIKVFLFEDLRATPELSFAVRHLGCDAGIVLTASHNPPEYNGYKVYWADGGQIVPPHDGGIIGNVNALDFSEIKFDANESLIEVIGKEVDAAFIDASVKNGTLSDKIDRKNLKIVFTSLHGTSIVSVPDALAKAGYTDVHIVEEQREPDGDFPTVKSPNPEEPEALKMATDLANKVGADIVIGTDPDCDRLGVAIRDLDGNMKLMNGNQTMVVMTEFLLKKWKEEGKINGKQFVGSTIVSTELVNDVAASYGVETKVGLTGFKWIAKMVRDFPELDFIGGGEESFGYMVGGFVRDKDAVTATLLACEVAAYAKQNGSSFYEELLAIYVKNNFYKEHLISITKKGMDGAAEIQQMLSDMRNNPITEIDGEQIESLCDYDASTKKNLITGEVTNIDLPKSNVLIYQTESGTRIAARPSGTEPKIKFYFSVNTSIDTKENATSVEDALDAKIQRIIKEMKLN
- a CDS encoding ABC transporter ATP-binding protein, coding for MGYFKDILKYEKKYRKFTILNILFNILYAIFNVLSVLAFIPVLKILFGEERVAVSKPIYSGIGNIGSYLENEFNYFISQKIINDGEINVLLFICLLSLSLFFFKNLFRYLASYAIAFLRTGIVKDLRDNLYNKIVELPIAYFSEKRKGDIIARMTGDVQEVENSIISSVQTIVREPLTVVISITIMLYMSLKLTLFVFVLLPVSGFIISSISKKLKSKSAKAQKETGNFLSFIEETLTGLKIIKGFNAEHVIAKKFNNSTLNFKQLMTSVYHRQTLASPMSEFLGSATIIAILWYGGTEVLSNTGNLKASQFLGYIVLFYTVLNPIKLITTTFYNIQKGEASAERIMTVLNTENTIKDRPNAIIKQDFTSKIEFKNISFKYKDEYVLKDFSLTINKGETVALVGQSGSGKSTLANLITRFYDVNKGDVIIDDNNIKDITKKSLRDLMGIVSQDSILFNDTIANNIKLGTQQATDDAILEAAKIANADEFIQNLPEKYDTNIGDSGNTLSGGQKQRLSIARAVLKNPPIMVLDEATSALDTESEQLVQLALEKMMQNRTSLVIAHRLSTIQKADKIVVLKKGKIVEQGKHEELLAKKGEYFKLVTMQSLS
- the fsa gene encoding fructose-6-phosphate aldolase produces the protein MKFFIDTANLEQIKEAQALGILDGVTTNPSLMAKEGITGEVNIINHYKAICELVDGDVSAEVIATDFDGMVKEGEALAALNPQIVVKLPMIKDGVKACKYFSSKGIKTNVTLVFSVGQALLAAKAGATYVSPFLGRLDDISTDGMNLISEMRLVFDNYKFETQILAASVRNTMHIVNCAKLGSDVMTGPLSAIEGLLKHPLTDSGLAQFLADYQKGN
- a CDS encoding DUF4199 domain-containing protein; translation: MEEQANSKSLIINYGVILAVAGILLSVITYVMGAHLKPHWSVSVISIALTIAFVVFGIKKYKEINNGFISWGQGVKIGVGICILSALITAIYQYIFMTVIEPDFMLQAMEIQNQAYLDAGMTEEQIEGANEIAQKFQSPGIIAAVSIIGAAILGFIISAIASAVMKKTEEETY